Sequence from the Sulfuracidifex tepidarius genome:
TAGCGAAGGTGTAGAAGGACTCTTCTATACATGGACAGAGGAAGAGATCGATAGTTGTCTAGGGCAAGATTCACAGTTAGGAAAGAAAGTGTTCGGCTTCTATGAAGGCGCTGACGTGGAAGGGCGAAAAGTACTAATGAGAGGGATGGATAATGAACAGCTATCCAAAAAGTTAGGAAACGAGAGCCCTTTCCCGAAATTGAGGGAACTCAGGGGAAAACTCTTAGAATGTAGAAAATCTAGGAAACCTCCGTTCAGGGACACGAACGACTACACACACCCTAATGCGAGGATGTCGGAGTCTATGATAAAGGTCTCATTCCTGCTTAAGGATCAATACGAGTTACCTTTCGATGTGCTAAGGAAAGTCGGTTCGTCCCCATTTAGGAGGATCAGCGGGAACGAAGATCCTAATTTAGACGACGTCTCATCCTTAGTACTTTCTAACATCACCGCTTATGAAGTGACATCAAGGAGAGAATTTCTAGACAGAGCTCGTGGGCTAGCTTCCACTATGGCTGAGATGTTGAAACAAACAAAACCTAATACATTGGACTCTCCTAATGAGAGCACGGCTTCACTTGTTTCGAAATCGTTAATAAAGCTCTCCGTTCTGGAAGGAAAAGAAATTAAAATTGATGATATTGAAGTCGCAGGGTCTCCTTCCTTTTATGCAGGTATTATAGGAAATAGGCTGTCTGTCGAAAGCGGTAACTTCGCCCATGTAGTTGTCGTAGATGAAAACGACAACGCATCCGAAAATCTACATAGAGAAGCATTTCTTACATATTACCCTTTGAAAGTAGTGGAGAAGGTTACTGACTCTGAGAGAGACTACCTTCCTTCTTACATAAGGTCTATGTTTGACGTGAAGAAAGGTGTGAGCAGAGTCTTCATTTGCAAGGGCAGTACATGTAGTCAGCCTGTAACAGATCCTCAGTCGATTAAACAGATTCTTAAAACTAAGATTTGATAAATTATATCCCATGGATCAGCTTCTTTCTGGCAGGAAGGTGGGAATAATAGGGGTGAGCGAAGGGCTAGGATATGCGTTAGCCTACTTCTTACTTAAAGACGGAGCGAAGGTTCTGATAAACGCTAGGAACAAAGAGAAGCTCGATAAGATCGAGTCTAGTCTTCGAAAATACGGTACGATAGAGAGCTTTGACGCCTCGATGGAAAATCTAGAAAACGTAGACAGACTATTCAATTTCGCTAAAGAGAAGCTCGGAGGTCTTGACGATCTAGTAGTTGCTATAGGAGGATATATTGAGGATGACATAGCAGATCCTAAGGGATTGGATGCAATGATAGATTCCCAAGTCAAGCTTCAGCTCAGAGTGATATCTAAGAGCCTCAACTACCTTCATTCAGGTTCAACTATAGTGATGATATCTTCAATGAGAGGTATAGACAAGGGTCTTTCGAATCAACTCTCTTATGGGGTGGCGAAAGCTGCAGTGGCTAAATCTGTTCAGATTTTGGCTTCTTTCCTCCTAGAGAAAGGAATAAGAGTTGTAGGTATAGCGCCTAGTGTCATAGACGGTAAATTCGAGCCTGAAAGAGAGTGGAGGAAACTGAGGAAACTGGGAGAATGGAAAGCGCCTCCTGAGGACTTCGCCAGTGTAATCTCGATCCTTTTAAGCGATAGAATGGAATGGGTTAATGGAGTCGTCATACCAGTGGATGGAGGTGCGTTCTTGAAATGAATGATAATTTCAGTTACCTTAAGGCAAAGTATGGAGAGCTATGGAAATCCTATATACAACACGAGTTCGTACTGAGAATGAAGGAAGGATCCCTTCCGCGAGATAGTTTCAGATATTATCTGATTCAAGACTCTAAATATGTAGCAGAAATGCTTAAGGCCTTAACAGCAGCCGCAGCCAATGCCATGGACGACAAGGTATCGTCTTTCCTAACCCGTGTACTCATTTCAAAGGATAAAGGCAGAGAGGTACACAACAATCTCTTGGCTAAGCTAGGCATAGAAGAGAACGAGATAAAGAGGACTAGATATTCTCTAGTAAATTTTGCCTATACTAGACATTTACTTCTGAGCTCCAAGAGTTGGGATTCCTTCATCTTTGCTTGGACGCCATGCATGGTAGGTTACCATGAGGTAGGTAAGATAGTTAAGGACAGCGAAGACGAGTTATACAGAGAATGGGCTTCATTTTATGCGTCTGACGAATATCGTGAGAGAAGCGATGCTATATTGAAGGAACTCAACTCTATAACAATGACGGAGTATCTAGAGTCATTTTTCGAAAACAGTGTAAGGCTTGAAATCCTTTTCTGGGAATCTTCACTGAGGCAGAGCGAGCTTCTCTTTAGGTGACTAAATTGTCATGGGTTAATGAAACGAGTTTTACGTTATTCTGCGATGGAGATTCTCTTCTATTTAATTGTAACTCTGGTAGATTCATAATTGAGATAAAAAAAGAGAAAAATAAACTTTCAGTCTTTATATTCTCCA
This genomic interval carries:
- a CDS encoding SDR family NAD(P)-dependent oxidoreductase, with protein sequence MDQLLSGRKVGIIGVSEGLGYALAYFLLKDGAKVLINARNKEKLDKIESSLRKYGTIESFDASMENLENVDRLFNFAKEKLGGLDDLVVAIGGYIEDDIADPKGLDAMIDSQVKLQLRVISKSLNYLHSGSTIVMISSMRGIDKGLSNQLSYGVAKAAVAKSVQILASFLLEKGIRVVGIAPSVIDGKFEPEREWRKLRKLGEWKAPPEDFASVISILLSDRMEWVNGVVIPVDGGAFLK
- a CDS encoding TenA family transcriptional regulator encodes the protein MNDNFSYLKAKYGELWKSYIQHEFVLRMKEGSLPRDSFRYYLIQDSKYVAEMLKALTAAAANAMDDKVSSFLTRVLISKDKGREVHNNLLAKLGIEENEIKRTRYSLVNFAYTRHLLLSSKSWDSFIFAWTPCMVGYHEVGKIVKDSEDELYREWASFYASDEYRERSDAILKELNSITMTEYLESFFENSVRLEILFWESSLRQSELLFR
- a CDS encoding thioredoxin domain-containing protein, which encodes MVNRLHNAKSAFLREASEQPVDWREWSQTSLQEAKEKDLPILIDVGAVWCHWCHVMDRETYSNTEIAKIINDNFIPIKIDRDERPDLDRQLQNAVSAITGESGWPLTVFMTPSGKVFFGGTYFPPDDMYGRIGFRRLLMNIVQLWKSKRQEVEKSSFDPSSIAFKGETYETSALIDQIISEYDLEYGGLGSSSKFPHPLVDTLMLDYSAISGDDIGKKLGIFTLKRMYSGGILDQVGGGFHRYTVDREWKLPHFEKLLIDNAEILDAFFKYYLITKDQDIMDAMELTYSFVKREMSADSSFANSLDADSEGVEGLFYTWTEEEIDSCLGQDSQLGKKVFGFYEGADVEGRKVLMRGMDNEQLSKKLGNESPFPKLRELRGKLLECRKSRKPPFRDTNDYTHPNARMSESMIKVSFLLKDQYELPFDVLRKVGSSPFRRISGNEDPNLDDVSSLVLSNITAYEVTSRREFLDRARGLASTMAEMLKQTKPNTLDSPNESTASLVSKSLIKLSVLEGKEIKIDDIEVAGSPSFYAGIIGNRLSVESGNFAHVVVVDENDNASENLHREAFLTYYPLKVVEKVTDSERDYLPSYIRSMFDVKKGVSRVFICKGSTCSQPVTDPQSIKQILKTKI